A single window of Rhipicephalus microplus isolate Deutch F79 chromosome 5, USDA_Rmic, whole genome shotgun sequence DNA harbors:
- the LOC119174972 gene encoding uncharacterized protein LOC119174972: MEVEQQPVGDPAGATGGGTAPGFDAFLQTGRTGRRNALPDILEEGATNVSTASLPCSFEKLSCSDPSASNNSGDSSVGKSSTSEGPPKS, encoded by the exons ATGGAGGTTGAGCAGCAGCCAGTGGGCGACCCCGCGGGCGCCACCGGAGGAGGCACGGCGCCGGGCTTCGACGCCTTCCTGCAGACGGGTCGCACGGGGCGTCGTAACGCCCTCCCCGACATTCTCGAGGAGGGCGCCACTAACGTCAGCACCGCGTCCCTGCCCTGCTCCTTCGAGAAACTCTCGTGCAGCG ACCCGTCAGCAAGCAACAACTCCGGTGACTCGTCAGTGGGCAAGTCTTCGACGTCAGAGGGTCCACCAAAGTCCTAG